The Thiovulum sp. ES sequence AGATTGTATTTACAATAGTGTCGAAAAGATGAAACTATTTAACACTATTTTACTATTAAAGAATATTGTTTATGAAAATTTTGATAGCAGTAAAATAGAGGATTTAAAGTCGATTTATAAAAACTTGCTTTTTGTAAAATTAGAGATTGATAAATA is a genomic window containing:
- a CDS encoding hypothetical protein (IMG reference gene:2508611025_SP), whose product is MKLFNTILLLKNIVYENFDSSKIEDLKSIYKNLLFVKLEIDK